The genome window TTCTATATCAATAAATACCTAAAATAGCTTCTTGTGTATTTCCTAATTGTAAGTTTTCTCCTACACCTTTAGAAAGCAATGTCTCATAAACTGGAGCATCAGGAGCTACACCTACCACTTTCTTTTGTTCGTAATTCAAACTCGGCAAACTTGTTCCTACTATAAAAATAAAACCATTCGTGTCTACTATTGTACCTTTCCCGATCTTTTCACCCGTATTTTCATACAACACAAGTTCATTCATGGCATCTAAACAAGAGGCTAAATAATCGAGACTCATGGTTTCTCTCGAAAGGTCTGCTATTTCATTTTCGGTGTTACTTTCAAAATGATTTAAGTTATTATCATCATCTTCTACCATATCTTGAATAGACTTTTTATTCAATTCTCTACGTTCTATCAAGTTTTTATCTAGCGTATTGATGATGTATTCAAATACTTCTTTTCTATTTAATCCCATAGAAGTTTCTTTTAATCTGACTTTTACCTATTTCCTTAACCGTAATTCAGATTAAAAGAATTCACATCCATTTAAATACTTCAAGAATTAGTCTTCTCAGAAAAGTGAATCTCAAGTTTCAAATACATCATCTATCATAATAGCATTAGCCTTATATTTCGAAGAATCATTGTATAAAAAAACAGATAGTAAGAAAATTACTATCTGCCCAGATAAAACTGTTTTTCATCTATAAAATCTTGAAGCTTTTTCAACTCTTCTTCACTTGTCATTTCCTCATAACATTCCACAGCTATAGATGCTGCAACACGCTTTTCAACAAGCTCTTTAAGCAAGTACTCTCTCCATATAGGCTTCTTAAAGATTTCTACATGATCACCCTCACTTACTTTTGCTGAAGGTTTTACAAAAGCACCATTCAGCTTCACTTGTCCATTTTTACAAGCTTCCGTAGCTATTGTTCTTGATTTAAAAAGGCGTAAAGCCCACAAACATTTATCGATTCTCATTCGAATTTTTAATCTTCTAATCTATTTTTCAATTTACAGATTTCATAACCCGGTAAAAAACAACCTGATTCGAGCCACAAACCTTCCAGTGTTTCACGATCTTTCATTTTAAAGATGACAAAACCATCAGCCGATTCTGCTATCGGAGAACTACTAAAGTTCATCGCTATATACTCATCAGTCATAAAACCAGAACCATACTGTCCTTGTTCAGAGAATCCTATTTTCCAAGTAGCATCCACCAGATTATGATCATACACTCTAATCGAGATATGCCCAAAATAACTATTTTCAGCTTCTACAGGGTTATGCCCTTCTACCGCATAATTTCCTTTTACTAATTCTGGCGCTATTTTGATATGAGACTTGAAAATATCTTTGTTGTAATGATCGTATGCTGAAAGATAGCTTTGCTTTATCAATTCAAAACGTTCGGCTACATTCTCAGCATTCAACCCTTCCTCCCAAACTACTACATCTTCCTCTTCACTCTGAAAAATATTCTTTGTCTTATCTATTAAGTTTTTCCACCACATATTGCTTGTTTCCATTTAGTTCTAAATAGTAAAGGCTGTTTTCCCTCAGAAAAACAGCCTCCTTAACAATCTTTTGAAAGATAGTTACTATTAAGCCCCGTGTAACCAGTCTTTTTTAGCTACAAGCTCATCTTCTGACTCTCTGTAATCAGGGTCATCTACACAACAGTCTACTGGACAAACTGCTGCACATTGCGGCTCCTCATGGAAACCTACACACTCTGTACATTTATCAGAAACGATATAGTAAAATTCTTCGCTGTATGGTTCTTGTTCTGCCTCACCATCAATTGATGAGCCATCTTCTAATTCTACTGAATTAAGAGACGTACCGCCAGCCCAAGTCCATTCAACTCCTCCTTCGTAAATTGCAGTATTTGGACATTCTGGTTCGCATGCACCACAGTTGATGCATTCGTCCGTAATCATAATTGCCATATGTGCTAACGTTTA of Sediminitomix flava contains these proteins:
- a CDS encoding RNA-binding S4 domain-containing protein, producing MRIDKCLWALRLFKSRTIATEACKNGQVKLNGAFVKPSAKVSEGDHVEIFKKPIWREYLLKELVEKRVAASIAVECYEEMTSEEELKKLQDFIDEKQFYLGR
- a CDS encoding 4Fe-4S dicluster domain-containing protein, producing MAIMITDECINCGACEPECPNTAIYEGGVEWTWAGGTSLNSVELEDGSSIDGEAEQEPYSEEFYYIVSDKCTECVGFHEEPQCAAVCPVDCCVDDPDYRESEDELVAKKDWLHGA